The genomic region AGGGGGCTTTGAGTATAAAAAGGCCATAGTTGATTCTATAGTTACCCTGATCGGCGTGATACCAGACGCGAAAGAAATTGGCCTTCTGCATCTTTGCGAATTCATTGAAGACTGTGAATTCACATATCTTTCTAGTCAGGTACTTACATTTGTTATTCTACTAGCACTTATGATTACGCAATGGTTCAGTAACTTCCAAGCTCACCGTATCACCAACTGGTACTTCTTTTTTCCTATAATATATTTAAGTATGGATAGGATGGTCATTTTGTCCTCTCCTTCTATTGGAAATACTGCCCCACTCAAGCTATGCCTTATAATTTGAATAGAGTTTGTGGATCAGAAGCTCGTGTCTCATGATAGGCTTGTTAGTCCCATGTTATTAGCATGCTTCCTGTGAACTGATTGTTTGATCCTCCCAAAAAATACTGCATCCGGCACATTTTCAACATAGCTAGAACTGTAAAAGTTGCACCGTCATGAAATTAAGCAGGCGCCATGTAGAACTTCATTTCTCCAGCAAATCCAGCTAAAGAGTAAAAAATGATGACGTCACTTTGTACCACAACACACTACCTGTTATTCTCTAGAGCACATTAAGTCAAAGTAAATATCAATCGAGCAATATGTTTGATTACTGACGTTTACCTAGGATATGTTCTATTGTTCAGAGGTTCAGAGTAGGGACTTTTACTCACTGAGGTCAACCGTTCTTTGTCACACCAGTTAAACAATGTTGAACTGTATCTGGATAGTCCTGTTTACTGCATGTTGCACTTGATGAAATTGTATGCACATGTTTAACATTTCTGTATTTATGGCAATTAGCCATACAACCATACGGGCCTGAATGTCATTAAGTACAGGTTCAATCGCTTAATCATATCCATGATATTTCCCCATTCATCATCACGTTAACAACTGTTCAAATTTTCCGGATAAACTTTAGAATTTGGAGTTTCTTTAAAAGAGGGATTTCTTGTTAGTTCAGCACCGAAACTAGAGAATTAATCCTTTTATTCTCTTGTTACCAGATATTGCACTTTTTGGGAAATGAAGGGCCAAGAACATCAGATCCAAGCAGATACATACGGTACATCTACAACCGTGTGATATTGGAAAATCCCACTGTTCGTGCTAGTGCTGTCAGTACATTGGCAAAGTTTGGTGCCTTAGTCGATGAATTGAAGGTATGATAAAATCATTCAACATTTCTTTACATTCTTTCACCACTTTCCTTTTTTTTTTGTGTGTATATAACTCATTTATCGCTTTTTTTAGCCTCGGATATTTGTTCTCCTGCGCCGGTGCCTGTTTGACACTGATGATGAGGTAAATTTTGTTTTTTCACTTGATTTTAGTTATCTCCTTTGTGTGTGACATGCAAACCACAAAACAACATTTTTCATTAGGTTTACAATTCTTATCTAGCAGATTGCCTCTTCTTGGCCTCCACCTCTAGCATTAAAAATGGCGTGTTGCATTCTGGGCAATAATAGCTAATAAGCACTAATTGGTCTTTCCTATTGTAGGTCCGCGACCGTGCTACACTTTACCTCCAAACTCTGAATGGTGAAGTTGCTGTAGGTAACTCTGAGAAGGACGTGAAGGAATTTCTATTTGGATCCTTTGATGTGCCTCTTGCCAACTTGGAAGCAAGTCTAAGAACCTATGTATGTTTACAGTGGGCATTCCATGTAGCATGTTTCAAGTGAATCATATCCTATGCTATGCTCACATCTTCAAGAATAACAGGAACCATCTGAGGAGCCCTTCGATATTTCCTTGGTGTCAAGAGAAGCCAGATCACAGCCACTTCACGATAAAAAGGCCCCTGGAAAGAAGCCACCTGCTGGTGCTCCCGCCCCTGCGCCTGTTTCGGCTGTTGATGCTTATCAGAAGATGCTTTCATCTATCGCTGAGTTCTCTGGGTTTGGAAGGCTCTTCAAGGTTTGTACAGTAAATACTTTAGTGATATTTGACAAGCTCACATGCTAAATCTCTCTCATTCCCTCAGTCCTCAGAACCTGTGGAGCTGACAGAGGCAGAGACTGAATATGCAGTTAATGTGGTTAAGCATATCTATGAAAACCATGTTGTATTGCAGTACAACTGTACAAACACCATACCTGAACAACTGCTAGAAGATGTAAGCACTGGTCCTTTAAGCCTTTTATTGGAGGTGTAATTGTCACTCATGCTGAAATTCTGATAAATGGCTGTTGCTTCTTTCAGGTTACAGTATATGTTGATGCCACGGATGCTGAAGAGTTTTCAGAAGTTTGTTCAAAGCCTCTTAAAAGCTTGCCTTATGATTCACCTGGGCAAATTTTTGTTGCTTTTGAAAAGCCAGAACATGTTCCTGCAATCGGGAAATTTTCAAATGTATTGAAGTTCACTGTTAAAGAGGTAAGTGTAATGATGTTTCTCGTATTATTGGATTCAAGTATGAGTAATGGTTTTCTAGGTTCCACTAAATTAAGCATTCTATATCAATATTCCTTTGGTACCTACTGCCTCGGTCATGCGGAAAATCTTTTCCAAAAACTCTGTTCTCTTTGAAGTACTATGTAGCATAGTGGTTTCACCTTCTAGGAATTTTGGAATCTTCATGCGAAACCTGCTTCATCTGTTCATACAACTGGAATATTTTTTGGCATTATCATCACAAAGAAGATATTCCGGATTTTTCTTATTTGATATCTTCAAGGCAAATCGACCCAATTCAGTGGCTGATGAAGTTTTGAACCCTTTTTCTAACATTCGTTGAAAATTTGTGTGTTTCTGCTTGAGCCGTATGAGATGAATTTTTCATATACGGTTCTTAGAGGGGGACTCGGGTTAGTTACCAATCTCaataaaatatttttaaaataaatacGGAATTATTATATTATAAAGTGGTCTGGACTTGCAACCTACAAGTGTTATAAGTCCATAATGAAGTATTGACATCAATGAAATTTAACCTCAACCAAGTTGCACTATTTTGTTGTTCTTTGAGTTAATGTTGTTTATTGTTGTCAGGTTGACACGTTGTTTATTGTTGTCAGGTTGACACATCTTCAGGGGAAGCTGATGAAGATGGTGTGGAGGATGAATACCAGCTAGAAGACCTTGAAATTGTTTCAGCTGATTATATGCTGAGGGTCGCAGTTTCTAACTTTAGGAATGCCTGGGAGAATATGGACCCAGAAAGTGAGCGTGTGGATGAGTATGGACTCGGGGCTAGAGAGAGCTTGGCTGAGGCTGTGAGTGCTGTCACTAGTATCCTTGGCATGCAACCGTGTGAGGTGAGCTTCCAGTTCTTTAAAGTTTAACTAATATTGGTCAAATAACTTGCCTGTTTTCCTATTCATCCTTAGCTGTTTCTTCGAGCATCACCACAACTGAACCCAAGAATTTACATACATTGTGTGGTGCCTTATGCGTTCTACATTTATGTTGCTGTTCCTGTTCTTCCACCATTATGGGATGGGACGGGACAAAATAATTGACTAATCGACATACTTGGCAGTGGCATGCGACATTCAATTGAACTTgtatttttagaggtttcaaatggactacaacatacggatgcatatagacatattttagagtgtagattcactcattttgctccgtatgtagtcccttgttgaaatctctaaaaagacttgtattcgGGAATGGGGGGAGTACATTGGAATCTATAATGTTTTGTTCACGACCAAAATCTGCCGTACTAATCTTTTTGGTTATGCGAAAAAATTGATCTTTTTGTATGGTTGCTAATGTTTTGGCATGCCCACACCCCTTTGCCCGCTCTAGTTTATTTCCTTCCCAACATTGGCCAAATCATTGGCAGGCACCATTATTCAGATTGGCCaaacttttttttttttgcgcaTAACAGATTGGCCAAACTTCTTTGTAGGTTCATCTTGGGTTGTGAACTAAACACCCCGAAAACTTCTGAAAAACTGAAAGTTGACAACAATGGTTACTCATGTTTGCAGGGCACTGAGGTTGTACCAAGCAATGCAAGATCGCATGTTTGCCTGCTTTCTGGAGTGTATATAGGGGGCGTCAAGGTTCTTGTCAGGTTATCATTCGGACTAAGCGGGCCCAAGGAAGTGGCGATGAAGCTGGCGGTAAGGTCAGATGACCCCGAAGTCAGCGACAAGATCCATGAGATTGTTGCCAGTGGGTAAAACGGATGGTGGCCTCTGCCCCTGCCAAAACCTGTGTAGAGCCGGTAAATAGTCTTCAGTATCATGTCAGAAAGAAAATAGTTTTCAATTTTGTTTGAAAATTGTACTGTACCTGTTGATGTTCGGTATTTACAGAATGCTCTTGGCTTCCTGCGTACTGCTGCTCAGAAGTGAGAAGTGTATCTTGTACCCCTTGCGTTCAGCCGTTCACTGCACAGTTAATTTCTGAGCATGTTTTGTCTCAAATGAAATATGTTATGGTGTATTGATATGCAATCTTGCTGCTGTAAAATGTGTGGGCTAATCTGCTAGTCGAATCTCTCACTAtttccctctgtttctaaatacaagtcttttagATATTCATAGACTATtcatagactacatacggagcaaaatgaataaatctacactctaaactacgtctatatacatccgtatgtagtccatattgaattCTGTAGAAAGACTtgtatatatttaggaacggagggagtatacacaAATGCCATGCATGCTTGTGTGGAAATTGCTAATGGAGCACGAGCTCCATGGAGCCTTTACTTTGGAAACATCAAAAAAcaagttcaaaaaattctgaaataaaacaCACATACATATGGATGTACATTACTCTGTAAAGGTTTCATGGCGAAATACATTTTTATGCTGGAAAGTACATGATTTTTTTTACAGCTCACATCAAAATGTATTTCGTCATGAAATTTCACACACATCTAGTATGCATCTACAAATACTTGTGCATTTATGTTAGTTGTTTTAGAACTCAAAAAGTAGATTTTTAAAAATTTCAGGCTCTATGGAGCCCGACAGCAAAAAATCCACAGGTAAAAAAAGTTTAAATTGCCGGGATTTGAACCCGGGTCGCCTGGGTGAAAGCCAGATATCCTAACCGGGCTGGACGACAATGGATTTGTGAAAATAAGTACTTCGTTACCTTTTTATCTGATAAATTTAGGAGCAACACAGCCAAGCCTATTCCCACGGTCCTCGCGGCCGCCACGCCATTTGCTCCTCTCCCAACTTCCGTGGTCGTGCTGCTGAATCAGCCCCAAAAGGGAACCGCCTACAAACTCCTTGCCCACGGCCCGCCGGCTGGCACTGGCTTCCCCCGCCGCCCGCGACTGGAGCGCTGCGGGCACCCGGTCCGTCGATGGCGTGCTGCTGCTTCCGCGCCGCCGCGGTGCCCCGCCTCCTCTTCCGCGCCGCCGCGCGGCCCCTCCAGTTGCCGCTCGCCGTCTCCCGAAGGGTACGTACGTGTTCTGCGCCCCCCTTCTCTGGTACCCGACGCACTCCTTCTCGCACGGTTTGGCAGATTGGGGTTGGAGAGGGCTTGTAGAGAGAAAAATAGGGGAATGCCACATTTAATTAGCCCTAGTATAAAATCGGTGAAGCTTCGGCGAACATTCCATTGTTACCTGTACCACATTGCCTCTGGATAAAGTTTCTTCTTGTTCAGCCGAGCACCTTCGCGTAGTTGCGTTGCAAATTGTACGGCTCAACCCTTTTTCGATTCAAAATGATAGTGATTCATGTGGTTTATAACCTACCCTTAATGTTTTCTATTGCGAGTATTGATTAATTACTGGTCCTATTTTGTCTTTGACGCACTAGGGTTTCTCGGGGCAGTCAGTCCTGCCAGTCACTGATTCGATCGAGAGTTTTCAAGGACCATCAGTGGATCATGCCCCACGGATTCCGTTATATGACGACAGCTTGCCCTCAGGTGTGTCGACCATATTAACGAATCCTGGTGAGAATGTCGCTCCTGCTGACCCTTCAAAGAGTAGAATCATGCTTGTTGATGGAACCTCAGTGATGTACAGATCCTACTACAAGATATTAGGTCAGTGTTTTCCTCGTGCACTCACTATTGGTACATCTTGTCATTTTGCTTTGCCTTTTTTCTAGTTGTTACGGTAAGTTTATGTCTAGAAACGTAATGTCGTGACAGTCACCTCTTTGTGATCCTCATTCCTCAAGACATTTCGTTTCATATGCTTGGTAAGTTGTCTTGGAACATGTATTGAAGTCAGCACTTGTTCTGGCAAAGCAAATGTTGGAACTCAACTTAGACATGATATTGTTGGACTTAGGTCTACTTTAATATGATAGTTGGAGTATAGCAGAATTCTGTCGTTATCCTAGACACTGGGAAAAGAAATATTACATGCTTCCACACATGCAATCTCGAGTCCGTAACAACATGACATGGGACATTTTTTCTATTTCATTACCCACCCTATGTGCATCGTTTTCAGAGACTGATGGTTTAGCTGTCCAGCTGCTGTATTGTTTATCCTGTAATGTGCACATCCATTACCTTCTAATCCGTCTATCTGGTTGAACTGTGTGCTATGCTTGAACAGAAATTCCTAACCAATGTCCTTAGTACAGATTTAGAGACCAATTGTAATACAAAACTACAGAGTAGTCTGATCAATCTGTGAAATTTGTTCTTAAATATCTAAGTTTGTCATACATTAAACCTGTTTGAGAAATTTACTCTTTCCCATTGCTCGTTTTCAGTGTTGTAATCTACACCTCATCTATTCTTTTTCCATCGATGTAGCACAGCTGCAACATGGTCAGTTGGAACATGCTGATGGCAATGGGGATTGGGTTTTAACTATATTCAAAGCTCTGTCACTGGTGAGTAGGACTTAATGAATTATTTGTAGCTTTGAAATGACATCCTCAACATTAATAAACTCAAATTTGTATATGATGGGTCTTGCAGTTATGGGTTGTTTCATGTAGAGTTTGTGTGAAACGCAATCTGCTAGGGCAATTCTGTTTCTTCATTTGTATTTTTATTCGTGTAGTGAATACGGTCCATGGTTGTATTTTTCTCTCTTTATAAACAATTTTCTCACCATCCACTGGGCACTACTAATCCAACAAGTAGGAACCAGGGGGAAGTGAAAAAAATATGGAAGGTCAGGAAAGTTGAGAAACATTTTGGAGTTTAAGTATGTTTTTGATCAATGGCACATTGTACTGGATGGTCAGTGCAATATTTATTCCACCATGCTTGTCTTCATATGACGTTTAGTTAATGAATTATAGTGACAGATAATAGGATGTTTTTCTTATCAAGTTTTTTTCAGTAGGCATCTTTGACCATTAAGGCGGATCTTATAGGTCAGAGTTTTGGGAAAAGACAATATTCTGTACATATCTGCCTATTTCAGAGTTGTGATGTTTATTGACCACAAAAGTTTATCCTCAGTTGGTATTAGTCCCTTCTCAGTCCATAGAGAATGTGTCAATATGTTGTTTACTGTGGCTTTGAAGAAAATATTCAGTACTCTCGCTGTTCAATCATTAATGATGGATTAACCTTTTGCCTCCATGCTTCTTCATGTACCAAACTTTATATTGACATTGTAGAACTGTTTCCTTTGTAATAGTTGCCTAACTAATAAAATTTATGATCCTTTGTTGCGATTTGTAACCTGTCGAGTTTTCTCTGCAGCTTCTTGACATGTTGGAGTTCCTTCCCTCTCATGTTGCGGTATGTCATTTTGTTCTTGCATGGATTCTACTGGCAGTGCTTATTTATTTTTGTATTTTCACTGAAAAAACGACATTTTGGTGATCTATATGCATGAGCTTTGTTCGTTGCTAACTGCTTATCAATTTAAATGCACATGTTTAGTCTAATATACCTTAGTCTAATCCTCAATGGAATAAAAAAATTAGGGGCCAACTGTAGATAACATGCACATTTGTAATATACTTACTATTTCAACATTTTTGCCTTTAATAATCATTTGGCACTTTCTAAACTAAGCTGTAAATACTGAGCTGTGATACATCATTACAGAAACTACAATTTGTGTTTATgtgttttctttatttcttttatttgttttgctCTTAGCCTTCTGACCACTTATGTTGCTTTAAACTCATTTGCAGATGGTGTTTGACCATGATGGTGAGCTCCGGGCCTGTCTCCTTTGGAGAATTCCCCTAACTCTTTTTAATCTTTACTCTTGGAAAAATCCCTTTAATCAAATCCTTGCTATCATTCTTGAATGCACATCCAGTTCATATAATATCAATTTGCATAGTTTTCAACACATAATATTAACTCCAAAGTCTGTTTTCTTTAAGCATTTGTCTTAAATTACTATTTGTTATATGAACATGTTCCTATTTATATTTGGACATGTAGCGTCCTCTCCAAGTTCACCTTTCCTGACATGTAGCGTTCTCCCCTATTTGATCGTTCCTGCTCATGATTTAATACTCTTCTCTGGTTTATTCTTTTAGTTGTCAAACCAAACAAAGTGGTATTTTCCTCACTTTCTTTTGACATCTGCGATCCATCTTGTTCTGTTGAAATATATTATGATCTATGAATGATTTGTATCTGCAcccggtgggtgggtgggtggggttgGGGG from Triticum aestivum cultivar Chinese Spring chromosome 4A, IWGSC CS RefSeq v2.1, whole genome shotgun sequence harbors:
- the LOC123085248 gene encoding coatomer subunit gamma-1; translated protein: MPRSLAGDLTDPEMAQPYMKKDDDDSDIEYSPFFGIEKGAVLQEARAFHDPQLDARRCSQVITKLLYLINQGESFTKVEATEVFFAVTKLFQSNDAGLRRLVYLMIKELSPSSDEVFIVTSSLMKDMNSKTDMYRANAIRVLCRIIDGNLLTQIERYLKQAIVDKNPVVASAALVSGIHLLQANPEIVKRWSNEVQEAVQSRAALVQFHGLALLHQTRQNDRLAISKLVSSLTRGSVRSPLAQCLLIRYTSQVIRESSNTQSGDRPFFDYLESCLRHKAEMVILEAARKITEMDVTSRELAPAITVLQLFLSSSKPVLRFAAVRTLNKVAITRPLAVTNCNVDLESLMSDQNRSIATLAITTLLKTGNESSVDRLMKQITSFMSDISDEFKIVVIEAIRSLCLKFPLKYRSMMIFLSNSLREEGGFEYKKAIVDSIVTLIGVIPDAKEIGLLHLCEFIEDCEFTYLSSQILHFLGNEGPRTSDPSRYIRYIYNRVILENPTVRASAVSTLAKFGALVDELKPRIFVLLRRCLFDTDDEVRDRATLYLQTLNGEVAVGNSEKDVKEFLFGSFDVPLANLEASLRTYEPSEEPFDISLVSREARSQPLHDKKAPGKKPPAGAPAPAPVSAVDAYQKMLSSIAEFSGFGRLFKSSEPVELTEAETEYAVNVVKHIYENHVVLQYNCTNTIPEQLLEDVTVYVDATDAEEFSEVCSKPLKSLPYDSPGQIFVAFEKPEHVPAIGKFSNVLKFTVKEVDTSSGEADEDGVEDEYQLEDLEIVSADYMLRVAVSNFRNAWENMDPESERVDEYGLGARESLAEAVSAVTSILGMQPCEGTEVVPSNARSHVCLLSGVYIGGVKVLVRLSFGLSGPKEVAMKLAVRSDDPEVSDKIHEIVASG